The following proteins are encoded in a genomic region of Triticum dicoccoides isolate Atlit2015 ecotype Zavitan chromosome 1B, WEW_v2.0, whole genome shotgun sequence:
- the LOC119309021 gene encoding 19 kDa globulin-like: MGRFVFFALFLAALVAVSAAQGVLEQRLADAQCRGEVREKPLHACRQILEQQLTGRAGEGAVGVPLFQAQSDARERCCQQLESVSRECRCAALRGMVRDYEQSMPPLGEGRHGSSGERQPERGCSGESTAEQRQEVQGGQYGSETGGSQQQGGGYHGVTVGRGGQRQGQVLCHKRPQRQQGEGFSGEGAQQKPQAGRVRLTKVRLPTACRIEPQECSVFFADQYY, translated from the coding sequence ATGGGTAGGTTCGTCTTCTTTGCGCTGTTCCTGGCGGCCCTGGTGGCCGTCTCCGCTGCCCAAGGCGTGCTCGAGCAGCGCCTCGCGGACGCGCAGTGCCGGGGCGAGGTCCGGGAGAAGCCGCTCCACGCGTGCCGGCAGATCCTCGAGCAGCAGCTGACCGGCCGCGCCGGAGAGGGCGCCGTCGGCGTCCCGCTGTTTCAGGCGCAGTCGGACGCCAGGGAGCGGTGCTGCCAGCAGCTCGAGAGTGTCAGCCGCGAGTGCCGCTGCGCCGCGCTCCGCGGCATGGTGCGGGACTACGAGCAGTCCATGCCGCCGCTGGGAGAAGGGCGCCACGGCTCGTCCGGGGAGCGTCAACCAGAGCGGGGATGTTCCGGTGAGTCCACGGCGGAGCAGCGGCAGGAGGTACAAGGGGGTCAGTATGGCAGTGAGACAGGAGGAAGCCAGCAGCAGGGAGGAGGCTACCACGGGGTGACCGTCGGGCGTGGTGGCCAGCGGCAAGGACAGGTGCTCTGTCACAAGAGGCCGCAGCGGCAGCAGGGAGAAGGATTCTCCGGCGAGGGGGCGCAGCAGAAGCCGCAGGCCGGTCGCGTGAGGTTGACGAAGGTACGGCTACCGACCGCGTGCCGGATCGAGCCCCAGGAGTGTAGCGTCTTCTTTGCCGACCAGTACTACTAG